In Quercus robur chromosome 11, dhQueRobu3.1, whole genome shotgun sequence, the following proteins share a genomic window:
- the LOC126704988 gene encoding protein PELPK2-like has protein sequence MAFSKYCFLLSMIIMLSLDVCIAARYLLDTPAAPPPALGLPTIPSLPKATLPPLPSVPTLPTTTLPPLPTLPTQPTLPKSTLPPLPSTQVPTLPTMPTVPKVTLPPLPATPLPTIPTTIPSIPNIPTTIPTIPFFSPPPSN, from the coding sequence ATGGCTTTTTCCAAGTATTGTTTCCTTCTCTCTATGATCATCATGCTGTCACTCGACGTGTGCATAGCAGCTCGCTATCTTTTGGACACACCAGCTGCTCCACCTCCAGCATTGGGATTGCCTACAATCCCATCTTTGCCCAAGGCTACATTGCCTCCTCTACCATCAGTGCCAACACTACCAACTACCACATTGCCACCATTGCCAACACTGCCAACTCAACCAACTCTTCCAAAGTCCACATTGCCGCCATTGCCAAGCACCCAAGTTCCGACGCTGCCAACCATGCCCACAGTTCCCAAGGTTACGCTGCCTCCTCTGCCAGCTACTCCATTGCCCACCATTCCAACCACAATCCCTTCAATTCCCAACATTCCAACCACAATTCCAACAATTCCTTTCTTCTCCCCACCCCCATCAAATTGA